The following proteins are encoded in a genomic region of Streptococcus constellatus subsp. constellatus:
- a CDS encoding ABC transporter substrate-binding protein/permease has product MKKKIIAFLLALLPLFATTNIHADAIKVVSDTAYAPFEFKDSDQTYKGIDVDIINKVAELKSWNINMTFPGFDAAVNAVQSGQADAIMAGMTKTKDREKAFTMSDTYYDTKVVIATTKTNTISSYSQLKGKTVGVKNGTASQRFLEKIKDKYKFNLKTFDTTDLTYNSLNSGSIDAMMDDQPVIEYAIKQGQNLKISMKGEAVGSFAFGVKKGSKYEYLVTEFNEALAQMKKDGSLDKIISKWTGSTKATSSTPETTTPAGKKATPVKAKYTIASDSSFAPFVFQDSNNKYTGIDMDLINAIAKDQGFTIEITNPGFDAALNAVQSGQADGMIAGMSVTDARKETFDFSEPYYTANAILAVKESSTIASYKDLKGKTIGVKNGTASQTFLTKNQSKYDYKIKTFSDASSMYDSLNSGSVDAVMDDEPVVKYSISQGQKLKTPIKGTPIGDTAFAVKKGSNPELIQMFNNGLANIKKNGQYQKILDKYLKKSNSNTSSSDNTVDETTIWGLLQNNYKQLLSGLGITLALALLSFAIAMVIGIIFGMFSVSPVKALRIISEVFVDVIRGIPLMILAAFIFWGIPNLIESMTGHQNPINDFVAGTIALSLNAGAYIAEIVRGGIQAVPAGQMEASRSLGISYSKTMRKIILPQATKIMLPNFVNQFVIALKDTTIVSAIGLVELFQTGKIIIARNYQSFKMYAILAVFYLIIITLLTRLAKRLEKRIK; this is encoded by the coding sequence ATGAAGAAAAAAATCATAGCTTTTTTGTTAGCTTTACTACCACTATTTGCTACAACTAATATCCATGCGGATGCAATCAAAGTAGTATCTGATACAGCCTATGCACCTTTTGAGTTTAAAGATTCCGATCAAACTTACAAAGGTATTGACGTAGATATTATCAATAAAGTCGCTGAACTAAAAAGTTGGAACATCAATATGACTTTCCCTGGATTTGATGCAGCGGTCAATGCTGTTCAATCTGGTCAAGCAGATGCTATCATGGCTGGAATGACAAAAACCAAAGACCGTGAAAAAGCCTTCACCATGTCTGATACTTATTATGATACAAAAGTTGTCATCGCAACGACTAAAACAAATACAATTAGTAGTTATTCACAATTAAAAGGAAAAACTGTTGGGGTTAAAAACGGAACTGCTTCTCAACGTTTTTTGGAAAAAATCAAAGACAAATATAAATTTAATCTTAAAACTTTTGATACGACTGATTTGACTTATAATAGTTTGAACTCTGGTTCAATTGATGCTATGATGGATGATCAGCCTGTTATTGAATATGCTATCAAGCAAGGCCAAAACTTAAAAATTTCTATGAAGGGGGAAGCTGTTGGTAGCTTTGCGTTTGGTGTCAAAAAAGGAAGCAAGTATGAATATCTAGTAACGGAATTCAATGAAGCGCTTGCTCAAATGAAAAAAGATGGTTCTCTTGATAAAATCATCTCAAAATGGACAGGATCTACAAAGGCAACTAGTTCCACTCCAGAAACTACTACTCCTGCTGGCAAAAAAGCAACTCCTGTCAAAGCAAAATATACCATTGCTAGCGACTCTTCCTTTGCACCATTCGTTTTCCAAGATAGTAATAACAAATATACTGGGATTGACATGGATTTGATAAATGCTATCGCCAAAGACCAAGGTTTCACGATCGAAATCACAAATCCTGGTTTTGACGCCGCTTTAAATGCTGTACAATCTGGACAAGCCGATGGAATGATTGCAGGGATGTCTGTAACAGATGCTCGTAAAGAGACCTTTGATTTCTCAGAACCATATTATACTGCAAACGCTATCCTTGCCGTCAAAGAATCAAGTACAATTGCTTCTTATAAAGACTTGAAAGGTAAAACAATCGGTGTTAAAAACGGAACTGCTTCACAAACTTTCTTAACAAAAAATCAAAGTAAATATGATTACAAAATCAAAACATTCTCTGATGCTTCTTCTATGTATGACAGTCTAAACTCTGGTTCTGTGGATGCCGTTATGGATGACGAACCTGTTGTTAAATACTCCATTAGCCAAGGCCAAAAACTGAAAACACCAATCAAAGGAACTCCTATTGGAGACACTGCTTTTGCCGTAAAAAAGGGTAGTAATCCTGAATTGATCCAAATGTTTAATAATGGCTTAGCAAATATCAAGAAAAATGGTCAGTATCAAAAAATTCTTGATAAGTATTTAAAGAAATCAAACTCAAATACTAGCTCTTCAGACAATACAGTTGATGAAACAACCATTTGGGGGCTCCTCCAAAATAACTACAAGCAATTGTTAAGTGGTCTTGGAATTACTTTGGCACTCGCACTTCTGTCATTTGCAATCGCTATGGTCATCGGAATCATCTTTGGGATGTTTAGTGTAAGTCCTGTTAAAGCACTCCGCATTATCTCAGAAGTCTTCGTAGATGTTATTCGTGGGATCCCACTTATGATTCTAGCAGCCTTTATCTTCTGGGGCATCCCAAACCTTATTGAATCAATGACAGGCCATCAAAACCCAATTAATGATTTTGTAGCTGGTACGATTGCTCTTTCACTCAATGCTGGAGCTTACATTGCAGAAATCGTTCGTGGTGGGATTCAAGCTGTTCCAGCTGGACAAATGGAAGCCAGTCGCAGTCTTGGTATTTCTTATTCCAAGACAATGAGAAAGATTATTCTGCCACAAGCAACAAAAATCATGTTACCAAATTTCGTCAATCAATTTGTGATTGCTTTGAAAGATACAACAATTGTTTCCGCCATTGGTCTTGTCGAACTTTTCCAAACAGGTAAAATCATCATTGCTCGTAACTACCAAAGTTTCAAAATGTATGCTATCCTAGCAGTTTTTTATCTGATTATCATTACTCTTTTGACTAGACTTGCAAAACGCTTAGAAAAGAGGATTAAATAA
- the uvrB gene encoding excinuclease ABC subunit UvrB, with protein sequence MINRITDNKFKLISKYEPSGDQPQAIEQLADNIEGGEKAQILMGATGTGKTYTMSQVISRVNKPTLVIAHNKTLAGQLYGEFKEFFPNNAVEYFVSYYDYYQPEAYVPSSDTYIEKDSSVNDEIDKLRHSATSALLERNDVIVVASVSCIYGLGSPKEYSDSVVSLRPGLEISRDKLLNDLVDIQFERNDIDFQRGKFRVRGDVVEIFPASRDEHAFRVEFFGDEIDRIREVEALTGQVLGEVDHLAIFPATHFMTNDENMEIAIAKIQAELEQQLAIFEKEGKLLEAQRLKQRTEYDIEMLREMGYTNGVENYSRHMDGRSEGEPPYTLLDFFPDDFLIMIDESHMTMGQIKGMYNGDRSRKEMLVNYGFRLPSALDNRPLRREEFESHVHQIVYVSATPGDYEREQTDTVIEQIIRPTGLLDPAVEVRPTMGQIDDLLGEINARVEKNERTFITTLTKKMAEDLTDYFKEMGVKVKYMHSDIKTLERTEIIRDLRLGVFDVLVGINLLREGIDVPEVSLVAILDADKEGFLRNERGLIQTIGRAARNSEGHVIMYADTVTDSMQKAMDETARRRQIQMAYNEEHGIVPQTIQKEIRDLISVTKSVLPDKEEVVEIESLNKQERKDMIKKLEGQMQEAAGLLDFELAAQIRDMILEIKAMD encoded by the coding sequence ATGATAAACAGAATTACAGACAATAAATTTAAATTGATCTCCAAGTATGAGCCTTCAGGCGATCAACCACAAGCCATTGAGCAATTAGCGGATAATATTGAAGGCGGTGAAAAAGCTCAAATTCTCATGGGAGCGACAGGAACAGGGAAGACCTATACCATGAGTCAGGTGATTTCTCGAGTCAACAAGCCGACTCTGGTTATTGCCCATAATAAAACGCTGGCCGGCCAGCTTTATGGTGAGTTCAAGGAATTCTTCCCTAATAACGCAGTGGAATACTTCGTTTCCTACTATGATTACTACCAGCCGGAAGCCTATGTGCCTTCCAGCGATACTTATATCGAAAAGGATAGCTCGGTCAATGACGAGATTGACAAGCTCCGTCACTCAGCAACTTCTGCCCTATTGGAGCGCAATGACGTAATTGTCGTGGCTTCGGTCTCTTGTATCTATGGTCTGGGATCGCCTAAGGAATACTCCGACAGCGTGGTAAGTCTGCGTCCTGGACTAGAGATTTCCCGCGATAAGCTGCTCAATGATCTGGTAGATATCCAGTTTGAGCGTAATGATATTGACTTTCAGCGGGGGAAATTCCGAGTCCGAGGTGATGTGGTGGAGATTTTTCCAGCTTCTCGTGACGAGCATGCCTTTCGGGTGGAGTTTTTCGGAGATGAGATTGACCGGATTCGTGAGGTCGAAGCCTTGACAGGACAAGTTTTGGGTGAAGTGGATCATTTAGCAATTTTCCCAGCTACTCACTTTATGACAAATGACGAAAATATGGAGATTGCCATTGCCAAGATTCAGGCCGAGCTGGAGCAACAGCTGGCTATCTTTGAAAAGGAAGGAAAGCTCTTGGAAGCCCAACGATTGAAACAGCGTACGGAGTATGATATTGAGATGCTCCGTGAGATGGGCTATACCAACGGTGTTGAGAACTATTCTCGTCACATGGATGGGCGCAGCGAAGGTGAGCCACCTTATACCTTGCTTGATTTCTTCCCAGATGATTTTCTCATCATGATTGATGAAAGTCATATGACGATGGGGCAGATTAAAGGGATGTACAATGGTGACCGCTCGCGGAAGGAAATGCTGGTCAATTATGGTTTCCGTCTGCCGTCTGCCTTGGACAATCGTCCGCTGCGTCGGGAAGAGTTTGAAAGTCATGTTCATCAGATTGTCTATGTATCTGCGACACCGGGTGACTATGAGCGAGAACAAACGGATACAGTAATTGAGCAAATTATTCGACCAACTGGGCTTCTGGATCCAGCAGTCGAAGTGCGTCCGACTATGGGACAAATAGATGATCTTTTAGGTGAAATCAATGCGCGTGTTGAAAAGAATGAGCGAACGTTTATCACAACGTTGACTAAAAAGATGGCAGAAGATTTGACAGATTACTTTAAAGAAATGGGAGTTAAAGTCAAGTACATGCACTCGGATATCAAGACATTGGAGCGGACTGAGATTATCCGTGACTTGCGCCTGGGTGTCTTTGATGTCCTGGTCGGGATCAATCTGCTGCGCGAGGGAATTGATGTACCAGAGGTCAGTCTGGTTGCTATCCTTGATGCAGACAAAGAAGGTTTCTTACGAAATGAGCGTGGTTTGATCCAAACCATTGGTCGGGCTGCCCGCAACAGTGAGGGTCATGTCATCATGTATGCGGACACGGTGACTGACTCCATGCAGAAGGCTATGGACGAGACTGCTCGCCGCCGTCAAATTCAGATGGCTTATAATGAAGAACATGGTATTGTACCGCAAACAATCCAGAAAGAAATTCGTGACCTGATCAGTGTAACCAAATCTGTCCTGCCAGACAAAG
- a CDS encoding ABC transporter ATP-binding protein, giving the protein MKMRYSKSSLKCLASDLLQQRWLFLLATIGTIVQVALTIYLPILIGNAVDSVLLSDASQHLLPILSKMGMVIVANTAIQWLNPLIYNQLIYSYSQKLRDAVIQKIHRLPLAYLDCQGSGDLVSRLTTDVEQLNNGLLMVFNQFFVGVLTILVTIVTMARIDFFMMMLVLLLTPLSMLIARFIARKSYKLFQKQTTARGLQTQLIEESLSQESLIQSFNAQEQFIASFTKGNESYANYSQKAIFYSSTVNPATRFVNALIYAIVVGFGAVRIINGSSFTVGQLVTFLNYVNQYTKPFNDISSVMAELQSALACAERLYMILDEKEVVETGKEELTSEAVRGAIRFEHVRFGYEKDKPLIHDLNMTVPAGSKVAIVGPTGAGKSTLINLLMRFYNVDAGKIKLDDRDITNYTRVSFRRQFGMVLQETWLKKTTIHDNIAFGRPEASREEVIEAAKAANAHFFIQQLPHGYDTYLADAGDSLSQGQRQLLTIARVFLAVPKILILDEATSSIDTRTEALIQKAFNKLMVGRTSFIIAHRLSTIQNADIILVLVDGDIVEHGSHQELMQAKGMYYQMQTAQESLVI; this is encoded by the coding sequence ATGAAAATGAGGTATTCTAAAAGTAGTTTAAAATGCCTTGCAAGTGATTTATTGCAGCAGCGCTGGCTTTTCCTACTAGCTACAATTGGAACGATTGTTCAGGTTGCCTTGACCATTTATTTGCCGATTTTGATTGGAAATGCAGTTGATAGTGTTTTACTTTCCGATGCAAGTCAGCATTTGCTGCCAATTCTCTCGAAAATGGGGATGGTGATTGTTGCCAATACAGCGATTCAATGGCTCAATCCTTTAATCTATAATCAGTTGATTTATAGTTATAGTCAGAAACTTCGGGACGCAGTTATTCAAAAAATTCATCGACTTCCCTTAGCTTATCTTGATTGTCAAGGGAGTGGTGATTTAGTGAGTCGCTTGACGACGGATGTGGAGCAGTTAAATAATGGTCTGCTCATGGTTTTCAATCAGTTTTTTGTAGGCGTGTTAACTATTCTTGTAACGATTGTGACAATGGCAAGGATTGACTTTTTCATGATGATGTTAGTCTTGCTTTTAACTCCCTTATCTATGCTGATTGCACGTTTTATAGCCCGTAAAAGCTACAAGCTGTTTCAAAAACAAACGACGGCACGAGGGCTTCAGACACAGCTCATTGAAGAAAGTCTCTCTCAAGAAAGTTTGATTCAAAGTTTTAATGCCCAAGAGCAGTTCATTGCGAGCTTTACAAAGGGGAATGAAAGCTATGCGAACTATTCTCAGAAAGCGATTTTCTATTCCTCTACTGTCAATCCAGCGACTCGCTTCGTGAATGCTCTTATTTATGCTATTGTTGTTGGATTTGGTGCGGTTCGTATCATTAACGGCTCTAGTTTCACAGTTGGACAATTAGTGACATTCTTAAATTATGTCAACCAATACACCAAGCCATTCAACGATATTTCGTCTGTTATGGCTGAATTACAAAGCGCCCTTGCTTGTGCAGAGCGCTTGTACATGATTTTAGATGAAAAAGAAGTTGTAGAAACTGGAAAAGAAGAACTCACGAGTGAAGCAGTACGGGGTGCGATTCGTTTTGAGCACGTCCGTTTTGGTTATGAAAAAGATAAACCTTTGATTCACGATTTAAACATGACCGTTCCAGCAGGAAGCAAAGTTGCTATTGTCGGACCAACTGGTGCTGGAAAATCCACTTTAATCAATCTCCTCATGCGTTTTTATAATGTGGATGCGGGCAAGATAAAGCTAGACGATCGAGATATTACAAATTATACTCGAGTGTCCTTCCGCCGGCAGTTTGGCATGGTGTTACAAGAAACGTGGCTGAAAAAGACCACGATCCATGATAATATTGCTTTTGGGCGACCAGAGGCCAGCCGAGAAGAAGTAATTGAAGCAGCTAAAGCTGCCAATGCTCATTTCTTTATTCAGCAATTGCCGCATGGCTATGATACTTATCTAGCAGATGCAGGAGATTCTTTGTCACAAGGACAACGCCAGCTATTGACCATTGCGCGTGTTTTTCTAGCGGTTCCTAAAATCCTGATTTTAGACGAAGCAACTTCATCCATTGATACACGAACCGAAGCGCTTATTCAAAAAGCTTTTAATAAGCTAATGGTAGGAAGAACCAGTTTTATCATTGCTCATCGTCTGTCTACTATTCAAAATGCAGATATCATCTTGGTTTTGGTTGATGGTGATATTGTCGAACATGGCAGTCATCAGGAGTTGATGCAAGCGAAAGGTATGTATTATCAAATGCAGACAGCGCAGGAAAGTTTAGTTATTTAA
- a CDS encoding ATP-binding cassette domain-containing protein, producing MLQIRHLTITHLKDFKNMVSDLSLTVNTSDKIAIIGEEGNGKSTLLKLLMNDALVSDYVSYTGEIQKSYNRYAYLPQTLPENERKFSLNDYFFGDLEVDLDYNKLYRFAQELKFDSQRFTSQQTLASLSGGELLKIQLLKILSTDWDLLFLDEPSNDLDLDTLIWLENFLQNTPRTVIFVSHDESLLSHVATKIIHLELIKKKQEARTTVRNLDYENYSQERQETFKKQTKDAKKEREEYQKAMAKHQRVKQSVEHVLRHTHDSTAGRLLAKKMKNILSQEKRFNREATKMTELPTQADAIILEFPTISPLPSTKRVLTIQQMCLKIEEHILVRNINFELLGQEKIGIIGKNGIGKSTFLKELRHLLKEKRSITLGYMPQNYHDILNEADSPIDFLTSTGEAIEREKILTHLASLQFTRNEVHHPISQLSGGQKAKLLLLKMVLDQANVLLLDEPTRNFSPTSQPQIRKLFTSYTGAFITVSHDRTFLKEVCQKIYYLTETGLEQVRKEQL from the coding sequence ATGCTACAAATTAGACATTTAACCATTACACATTTAAAAGACTTCAAAAACATGGTTAGTGATTTATCACTCACTGTTAATACAAGTGATAAAATTGCCATTATTGGAGAAGAAGGAAATGGAAAATCTACTCTTCTCAAACTACTCATGAATGACGCACTTGTTTCAGACTATGTTAGTTATACAGGAGAGATTCAAAAAAGCTATAATCGTTATGCTTATTTGCCGCAAACTTTACCTGAAAATGAAAGAAAATTCTCTCTCAACGACTATTTTTTTGGAGATTTGGAAGTAGACCTAGATTACAACAAACTTTATCGCTTCGCTCAAGAATTAAAGTTTGACAGTCAACGTTTTACTAGCCAGCAAACCTTAGCCTCTTTATCTGGTGGCGAACTATTAAAAATTCAACTTTTAAAAATCCTCTCTACTGATTGGGACCTTCTCTTTTTAGATGAGCCTTCTAATGATTTAGATCTAGATACTCTGATATGGCTAGAAAATTTTCTCCAAAATACACCTCGAACAGTTATCTTCGTTTCCCATGATGAAAGTCTTTTGAGCCATGTAGCGACAAAAATCATTCATTTGGAATTGATTAAGAAAAAACAGGAAGCTCGGACAACTGTGAGGAATCTGGATTATGAGAATTATAGCCAAGAGAGACAGGAGACATTTAAAAAGCAAACAAAAGATGCAAAAAAAGAACGAGAAGAATATCAAAAAGCAATGGCAAAACACCAGCGAGTCAAACAAAGTGTGGAGCATGTCTTGCGTCATACTCATGACAGCACAGCTGGTAGATTACTAGCCAAAAAAATGAAAAATATTCTCTCACAAGAAAAACGTTTTAATCGAGAAGCCACTAAAATGACAGAGTTACCAACACAAGCAGATGCTATCATTCTGGAATTTCCTACCATTTCCCCTCTCCCATCGACAAAAAGAGTACTTACTATCCAACAGATGTGTTTAAAGATAGAAGAGCATATCTTAGTACGAAATATTAACTTTGAACTTTTGGGACAGGAGAAGATTGGGATTATTGGTAAAAATGGTATCGGTAAATCTACTTTTCTCAAAGAACTGCGACATCTACTGAAAGAAAAGAGAAGCATTACACTAGGATATATGCCTCAAAACTATCATGATATTTTAAACGAAGCCGATTCTCCAATAGATTTTCTAACATCTACAGGAGAGGCTATTGAGCGAGAAAAAATCCTCACACACCTAGCCAGTCTACAATTCACACGCAATGAAGTACATCATCCCATTTCTCAACTGTCTGGTGGACAAAAGGCCAAATTGCTGCTGCTAAAAATGGTATTAGATCAGGCAAATGTCTTGTTATTAGATGAGCCAACACGTAACTTTTCTCCTACTTCGCAGCCACAAATTCGAAAACTTTTTACAAGCTATACCGGAGCTTTTATTACTGTTTCTCATGACCGTACTTTTCTAAAAGAAGTCTGTCAGAAAATCTACTACCTGACTGAAACTGGACTAGAGCAAGTAAGGAAAGAACAATTATAA
- a CDS encoding formate/nitrite transporter family protein has translation MSESLFISKIEYACHKKEELFNRSKAKYAIRSMFAGAFLTLSTAAGVIVADLMNGFASGTGRFVFPFIFAWGLVYILFLNAELTTSNMMYLTAGTFLKKINWKKALLILLYCTFFNLAGALFIGFIFNQTSEFTHLTSKSFLAGIAEHKLSRPNQLVIFEGIVANIFVNIAILSYLLLKNSTAKILIVISAIYMFVFLTNEHLAANFASFSLVAFNKIAGQIEVFNLLNILRHFSVTFLANWIGGGLLIGLSYAFLNKDETTYVD, from the coding sequence ATGTCAGAATCGTTATTTATTTCAAAAATTGAATATGCGTGTCACAAAAAGGAAGAATTATTTAACAGGAGCAAAGCGAAGTATGCAATTCGTTCGATGTTTGCAGGGGCATTTTTAACATTGAGTACAGCGGCGGGAGTTATTGTAGCAGACCTAATGAATGGATTTGCTTCTGGGACTGGACGTTTTGTTTTTCCGTTTATTTTTGCTTGGGGATTAGTTTACATTCTCTTTTTAAATGCTGAATTAACTACTTCAAATATGATGTATTTAACGGCGGGAACCTTTTTGAAGAAGATAAATTGGAAAAAAGCTTTGCTCATTTTACTATATTGTACATTTTTTAATTTAGCAGGCGCTCTTTTTATTGGTTTTATCTTTAATCAAACTAGTGAATTTACTCATCTCACATCAAAGAGTTTTCTAGCTGGGATAGCAGAGCATAAATTGTCTCGTCCTAATCAGCTCGTCATTTTTGAAGGGATTGTTGCCAATATTTTTGTTAATATTGCAATTCTATCTTATTTGTTGTTGAAAAATTCAACTGCAAAAATTCTGATTGTGATTTCTGCCATTTATATGTTTGTTTTTTTAACCAATGAGCACTTGGCAGCTAATTTTGCATCATTTTCTTTAGTAGCTTTTAATAAAATTGCTGGGCAAATAGAGGTTTTTAATCTTTTAAATATTTTAAGGCATTTTAGCGTTACTTTTTTAGCTAATTGGATTGGTGGAGGGCTTTTGATTGGTTTGTCCTATGCTTTTTTAAATAAAGACGAAACTACTTATGTAGATTGA
- a CDS encoding ABC transporter ATP-binding protein, translating into MKDLLKYFKGYVRESLLGPLFKLLEASFELLVPILIATIVDQIIPEKDSTHLYIMVFLLVVLASFGAGVAIIAQYYSSRAAVGFTRQLTKDLYQKIMRLPKAQRDNLTASSLVTRLTSDTYQIQTGINQFLRLFLRAPIIVFGSIIMAFLISPSITLWFLLMVVVLTAIIYIMSRFVNPLYANIRRITDNIVSMTRQQLQGVRVIRAFGQTTKEIQEFQNINENYKTWQIKTGILSSLISPLTFFVVNSTLVIVIWYGNLAIGHGLLTQGKLVALVNYLLQILIELLKLAMLITSLNQSYISAGRIQEVFEQEGEDVLAELPIVYSVGDQSISAQNVTFTYPQAARPALENISFDLLSGQTLGVIGGTGAGKSTLVQLLAHLYEADAGQLAIFKNNRSPRNLKEWRSWISLVPQKAELFRGTIRSNLSLGLDGDMSDEQLWWALDIAQASDFVREKEGQLDAGVEAFGRNFSGGQRQRLTIARALIQKAPFLVLDDSTSALDYLTEAKLLQAIKEQLKNTSLILISQRTNSLCAADQILVLDKGHQVALGAHEDLLQTSAIYREIHLSQHSKEEKHENEVF; encoded by the coding sequence ATGAAAGATTTATTGAAATATTTTAAAGGTTATGTGAGGGAATCCCTGTTAGGACCGCTTTTTAAATTGTTAGAAGCCAGTTTTGAATTACTGGTGCCAATTTTGATTGCGACAATTGTTGACCAAATAATCCCTGAAAAAGATAGTACACATCTTTATATCATGGTCTTTTTATTGGTTGTCCTAGCATCGTTTGGTGCTGGGGTGGCAATTATTGCCCAATATTATTCCTCAAGAGCAGCGGTAGGATTTACACGTCAATTGACCAAAGATTTATATCAAAAAATCATGCGTTTGCCAAAAGCTCAGCGAGATAACCTGACAGCATCTAGTTTGGTTACTCGTTTGACAAGTGATACTTATCAAATTCAGACTGGTATTAATCAATTTCTTCGTCTGTTTTTACGTGCGCCGATTATTGTTTTTGGCTCGATCATCATGGCATTTTTGATCAGCCCAAGTATTACGCTGTGGTTTTTGCTGATGGTTGTAGTCTTAACCGCTATTATCTACATCATGTCACGTTTCGTCAACCCGCTTTATGCTAATATTCGTCGGATTACAGATAATATTGTCAGTATGACACGTCAACAATTACAAGGTGTGCGTGTTATCCGTGCTTTTGGACAAACAACTAAAGAAATTCAGGAATTTCAAAATATCAATGAAAATTATAAGACTTGGCAGATAAAAACAGGAATATTGTCTAGCTTGATTAGTCCGTTGACCTTTTTCGTAGTGAATAGTACTCTGGTTATAGTTATTTGGTATGGAAATCTAGCGATTGGACATGGTTTACTAACGCAAGGGAAATTAGTTGCTTTGGTCAATTACCTTTTGCAAATTTTGATAGAACTATTGAAATTGGCGATGCTCATTACTTCTTTGAACCAAAGTTACATCAGCGCTGGACGAATTCAAGAAGTTTTCGAACAGGAGGGAGAAGATGTTCTGGCAGAGTTACCGATTGTTTACTCTGTGGGTGATCAATCTATTTCTGCTCAAAATGTTACGTTTACCTATCCACAAGCCGCTCGTCCAGCATTAGAAAATATTTCGTTTGATTTACTATCTGGTCAGACTTTGGGAGTGATTGGAGGAACAGGAGCAGGGAAATCAACTTTAGTGCAGCTGTTGGCACATTTGTATGAGGCAGATGCAGGCCAGTTGGCTATTTTTAAAAATAATCGAAGTCCTCGAAATCTGAAAGAATGGCGTTCTTGGATAAGTTTAGTACCACAAAAGGCAGAATTATTTCGAGGAACCATTCGCTCAAATTTATCTTTGGGATTGGATGGTGATATGAGTGATGAACAGCTTTGGTGGGCTCTTGATATTGCGCAAGCTAGTGACTTTGTACGGGAAAAAGAAGGTCAGCTAGATGCTGGAGTAGAAGCATTTGGTCGAAATTTTTCTGGTGGTCAACGTCAACGGCTGACGATTGCGCGAGCTCTAATACAAAAAGCACCTTTTCTGGTGCTGGATGATTCCACTTCGGCACTTGATTATTTAACAGAAGCTAAACTATTGCAAGCTATCAAAGAGCAGTTAAAGAACACGAGTTTGATTTTAATTTCACAGCGAACCAATAGCTTGTGTGCAGCTGATCAGATACTTGTCTTGGATAAAGGTCATCAGGTCGCTCTTGGTGCACATGAAGATTTGCTTCAAACGAGCGCTATTTATCGAGAAATTCATCTCTCACAACATAGTAAGGAGGAAAAGCATGAAAATGAGGTATTCTAA
- a CDS encoding amino acid ABC transporter ATP-binding protein: MAKLKIDVNDLHKYYGENEVLKGITTKFYEGDVVCIIGPSGSGKSTFLRSLNLLEEVTSGSITVDGFNLTDKNTDVDLVRENIGMVFQHFNLFPHMTVLGNITFAPVEHKRMTQAEADKLGMELLEKVGLSDKADAMPDSLSGGQKQRVAIARGLAMNPDIMLFDEPTSALDPEMVGDVLNVMKELAKQGMTMIIVTHEMGFARQVANRVIFTADGEFLEDGKPDQIFDNPQHTRLKDFLDKVLNV, from the coding sequence ATGGCTAAGTTAAAAATTGATGTCAACGATTTACATAAATACTATGGGGAAAATGAAGTCCTAAAAGGAATCACAACCAAATTCTATGAAGGGGATGTCGTTTGTATCATTGGGCCTTCAGGTTCAGGAAAATCAACTTTTCTACGTAGCTTGAACCTATTGGAAGAAGTTACAAGTGGATCGATTACCGTAGATGGTTTCAATCTCACCGACAAAAACACAGATGTTGACCTCGTTCGTGAAAATATTGGTATGGTTTTCCAACACTTCAACCTCTTTCCTCACATGACAGTTTTGGGCAATATCACTTTTGCGCCCGTTGAGCATAAACGAATGACACAAGCTGAAGCAGATAAACTTGGTATGGAATTATTAGAAAAAGTCGGTCTCTCTGATAAAGCTGATGCCATGCCAGATAGCCTCTCAGGTGGACAAAAACAACGTGTCGCAATTGCACGGGGACTTGCTATGAATCCTGATATTATGCTCTTTGACGAACCTACTTCTGCTCTTGATCCCGAAATGGTTGGAGATGTTCTCAATGTTATGAAAGAATTGGCCAAGCAAGGCATGACTATGATTATCGTAACTCATGAAATGGGGTTCGCTCGCCAAGTAGCAAACCGTGTTATCTTTACGGCTGACGGAGAGTTTTTAGAAGACGGTAAACCCGATCAAATTTTTGATAATCCACAGCACACACGTCTAAAGGACTTCTTAGATAAAGTCTTGAATGTGTAA